In one window of Candidatus Zixiibacteriota bacterium DNA:
- the gcvPA gene encoding aminomethyl-transferring glycine dehydrogenase subunit GcvPA translates to MSYVPCNRDERDAMLRDIGIGSFEELLSAIPKHLRLTKKLDLPPAMSEWEVCRYMATLAGRNINSDDCDVYLGGGSYDHFSPAAVDAIISRPEFATAYTPYQAEVSQGTLQSIYEFQSMFARLTGMDVVNASMYDGASASAEAVLLAVGHTNRKKVLYSRGLNPLYLEVIRTYTFGIDAELAPVPDVDGVIDRAALDSLIDDSVACLVVQTPNFYGLIEDLDGLKSRLGNALLVSVCNPISLGLLKPPGEFNVDICVGEAQHLGNSISYGGPGVGLFAARKEFIRKLPGRLVARTTDVEGRTGYTLTLQTREQHIRRDKATSNICTNQALCALANAVYLSLLGKSGIVEVGELCVQNAHYLARKISEIDGFSMRYHGSFFNEFLVTTPVDAFDILRELESKRILAGIPLAWFHPDRKRELLIAVTEKRRRDDLDRFVSALSRFSGS, encoded by the coding sequence ATGTCATATGTGCCGTGCAACAGGGATGAACGCGATGCGATGCTCCGCGATATAGGCATTGGATCATTCGAGGAACTTCTCTCCGCGATTCCGAAACATCTGAGACTGACGAAGAAACTGGACCTTCCTCCCGCGATGTCGGAGTGGGAAGTCTGTCGGTACATGGCGACTCTCGCGGGCAGGAATATCAATTCTGACGATTGCGACGTATATCTTGGCGGTGGCAGCTATGATCATTTCTCTCCGGCTGCGGTAGATGCCATAATCTCTCGCCCGGAATTCGCAACTGCGTACACTCCGTATCAGGCTGAGGTTTCGCAGGGGACGCTGCAATCGATCTATGAGTTCCAGAGCATGTTCGCTCGTCTGACGGGGATGGATGTTGTCAATGCATCGATGTATGATGGTGCCTCGGCCTCCGCGGAGGCGGTTTTGTTGGCTGTTGGTCACACTAACCGAAAGAAAGTCCTCTATTCTCGAGGTCTAAACCCACTCTACCTTGAAGTTATTCGCACTTATACATTCGGAATTGATGCCGAGCTCGCTCCGGTGCCGGATGTCGATGGTGTAATTGACCGAGCTGCGCTTGACAGTTTGATCGACGATTCGGTTGCTTGTCTGGTGGTTCAGACACCGAATTTCTATGGTCTAATCGAAGATCTCGATGGACTTAAGTCCCGGCTCGGGAATGCTCTCCTGGTCAGTGTCTGCAATCCGATTTCGCTTGGATTGCTGAAACCGCCTGGCGAGTTTAATGTGGATATCTGCGTCGGTGAGGCCCAGCATCTCGGTAATTCAATCTCCTATGGCGGTCCTGGAGTCGGTCTTTTCGCTGCGCGGAAGGAATTCATCCGCAAGCTTCCGGGAAGGCTTGTCGCCAGGACGACAGACGTCGAAGGTCGAACTGGATACACGCTGACGCTGCAGACTCGTGAGCAGCACATTCGCCGAGACAAAGCGACATCGAACATCTGTACGAATCAGGCATTATGCGCCCTTGCGAATGCCGTGTATCTCAGCCTCCTGGGAAAATCGGGGATCGTCGAGGTCGGTGAACTCTGTGTGCAGAACGCCCATTACCTCGCTCGAAAGATATCGGAGATCGACGGATTCAGCATGCGTTATCACGGCTCATTCTTCAATGAATTCCTTGTTACAACACCTGTGGATGCGTTCGATATCCTGAGAGAGCTCGAGTCGAAGAGAATCCTTGCCGGCATACCGCTGGCATGGTTTCACCCCGATCGCAAGCGAGAATTACTGATTGCAGTTACCGAGAAGAGAAGAAGAGACGATCTGGACCGATTCGTCTCTGCGTTGTCAAGATTCAGTGGATCATAG
- the gcvH gene encoding glycine cleavage system protein GcvH, which translates to METPSDLKYSRDHEWVRVEDDMVIIGITAYAQGELGDVVFVELPEIGKHLEQGDAFGTIEAVKAVSDLYSPVSGEVVEINELLESDPALVNQSPFEDGWMVKVAASDMSELDDLMDANAYKEMVGA; encoded by the coding sequence ATGGAAACTCCCAGTGATTTGAAATACTCCAGGGATCATGAGTGGGTACGCGTCGAGGACGACATGGTCATCATCGGCATCACGGCATACGCTCAGGGAGAACTCGGTGATGTTGTTTTCGTCGAACTGCCCGAGATCGGCAAACATTTAGAGCAGGGCGATGCATTTGGAACAATCGAGGCGGTCAAGGCTGTTTCTGATCTGTACAGCCCGGTGTCTGGTGAAGTTGTCGAGATCAACGAGCTTCTGGAAAGCGATCCGGCACTCGTAAATCAGTCGCCGTTCGAGGATGGCTGGATGGTCAAGGTGGCTGCTTCCGACATGAGTGAACTTGACGATCTGATGGATGCGAATGCATACAAGGAGATGGTCGGAGCGTAG